Genomic window (Ureibacillus composti):
ACAAGACGTAATTAAGACCGTTAAATATGTATTCACAATGGTCATTAAGAAGACGAGTAATGCTGACAAAATGAAGCAATAACGAACGAGAGCAATTTCGCCAATTCGTCTTGTAATCGGGTCAAAAAGTAACACTTGTGCAACAGCACCAACAAGCCCACCACCTGTTACAATAATGGCTATATCTGTAGGAGTAAAGCTAAATTTTTGGTCCACAAATAAGCTAAATAAAGACTCAAATGATGCTAATCCAAAGGTACTTAAGAAAATTAATAACAATGGGATGAAGTATAATGGCAAAAATAATTTGCCGAATCCACGTTTCATATTAGAGGAAGTTTCGTTTACATTTCCTCCTATAGTTCGTTCTGGCTCTTTTAAAAAGATTAGTGAAATTACAACTGCCACTGCTGCAAGGATAGATGCAGCAAAAAAAGGGGCACGAGTTCCAAACCCTACTAAAAGTCCGCCTATTCCCGGACCAATAATAAATCCGGTATTAATGGCAGCTGACATATATCCAAGTGCTTTGGGGCGTTCCCGTTCTGTTGTAATGTCCGCTATATACGCAGTAACCGCTGGCATAATAAAAGCTCCACTTACTCCACCTAGTATACGAGAAATAAAAAGAACCTCTACTGTTTTTCCTAACCCAAATAATAATTCTGAAAAGCTAAAAATGATGAGTCCTATAATAATCATAATTTTGCGGCCAAATCGGTCCGCCCACTTGCCTGCAATAGGCGATAGAATCAATTGAGCTATAGCAAAAGCAGCAACCATATAGCCCACAACCGAGCCACTAATAGACATTTCGTTCATAATGGTCGGTAAAACAGGAATAACGAGACTAATCCCAACAAATGAAATGAAAAGATTGCTTAGAAGGATTGCTAATAGGAATTTTTTATTTTTCGAATGCATAATACGCTCCTTAAAAAATAACGTACAGATGGACTTCTTAATTATAAATTAACCTTAATTATAAAATCGGAGTCAATTAATTGGACTAAATTTATTTTACTTTTTAAGGTTCAGTACAATCTACCGGATTAATGTTAAGTTTACATGCAGTAAAAGAGAAAAGCCCTTCTTTAGGAAGGGCCTACACCATATATTACTAATCAAATTTTCTCCGTTTTCTAGCTCGGATTTTGCCTTGTAGTGATTTATTCTCGTAATAAACTTTTTTAACCTCTTTTTTCTCTTCTTTAAATGAAGAACTTTCCACATCATGATGATGACAACAGCTGCTGGAGGATTCTTCATGGCAACAATCTTCATGACAGCTAGAAGACTCTTCGCTACGATCATGACAGCTAGAAGATTCTTCAGAATTACTACGGTCATCATAGCTAGAGGATTCCTTATGCTGATCCCGAGGCGCTGTTTGGTGATCCATTATAGAATTAAATTTCCCACCAACACTCAATAAATTAATTATCTCAGATAATTGAGTTAAGCTATTCATATCAAATTGTTCGAGTATTTTCATCGGATTATGATCATTTACTTCGGGTGAATATGATTTTTCATTAACGTGTTCATTTTTAGGCTTACTAGAAGGCTTGTGTTTTTTATGCCAAGCTGATGAAGATGAGGATTCTTCATAGTGTTTATGATCTTGCTTATGTTGATCGCACTCATATTTATTTTTATGATTAAATTCTTTGGGTTTGCAAGTATGGCAAATAGGATGCTCATCTTCGTATTCTAATTCATCTAATAATGTAATAAGTAATAGTTTAATTAATCGATGTTTTTCCCTTTTTTTGTTAGAGCAATATTCGTTCATTGACATTAACTTTTGTGACTCCTTTTGGTATTGGATGCACTCGCAAGCACACCCTTTTTTGGGGTGGGTACAATTGTTACATTTGCAGTCCATAATTGCACCTCCTTTCTGTCTACATACTATTCACATGATAGATTCAAAGGATGGCAATAAGCCCTTTTTGGGAAAATATGTGGTTACCATAGAAGATTTAATATATGAATTAGGCCAATTTCTAATTGAAGGTCTTAAGTTTTTATGTAATATGGGGGAGAATTAATGATGACAGATATACAAAGTTATAGAGACAAAAGTAGCTACTCTATAATTAGAGTAGCTGTAGACTAGGTGGAAGTTTTCCTGGTTTTAATTCTTTTAGGGAGCGGAAAACTAGTAAATTTGTGAAGGTTGTAATTAATAGATTTTATATTGTTCGAATGGAGAGCAACTTCCTAAGACGCTAACCTCCTCTTTAGTAGTACATTTAAAGTGAATTACCATTTCCTATCCAACCTTCTTTTGTAAGGTGATTTTCGATAAGGGAGTAGTAGATTCTTTAGCGCTGGGAAGATTCCAATCTATTACAAATTCCTATATTTATTCAATATGTGATGACAGTTGCCCTTACATGAAGAGTGGTGCTTTTCCGTCCAACAATGAGAAGAAGACTCCTGAGACGAAGACTCACAATCAACCCACTTGTGATGACAATGGCACTTGCAAGAAGAGTGGTGCTTTTTCTTCCAACAATGGGATGAGGATTCATGAGATGAAGACTCACAATCAACCCACTTGTGATGACAATGGCACTTGCAAGAAGAATGATGCTTTTTCATACAACAATGAGAAGAAGATTCATTATTCCAGTTCATTTCTACACCTCCATTTTGTAATATATTATTCAGTTGATCAATAGGAGAATGGTTAAATTGCCTTGATAATAAAAAAATGCTATTTCGATAGAAAGCTTTTAAGTGTTTATTGGATAATTTCATAGTAGTTAGGAGAATAACATGATATGCAAGGTGTTAGTGGGGGAGAGCCCGTAATAAAGATGAGAAAAAACTTCGTAGAATAAAGAGGGATTTACTAATCGAACAATCTGTAAAAAGGATCAAAGGATTGTCTAATTAAGAAAGCTGACAAAAAGAGCAAATGTGTCTTTTTAATCAGCTTCTATTAGTTATAACATAATTATTAAAAGCACTTCTTCAACTTTTATAAATTGGTTAATTCTGTTTTACGACTAAGTTGTCTTTTGTCACTGAACCATCTACCAAAGAGTAGAAGAGCTAGTGCAAAGATTACAGCGCTTCCTGCGAAGGTTAATGGAGCCTTATAACTATGAAAATATGCTTCAAAACTACTCGCAAAAATTGGCCCTATAATTTGGCCTAAGGCGTAAACTGTTGTCAAGATCGAGACGACAGTTCCACTTTGCTTTGGGAAAAGCTCTCTGGCATAAGCTGTGGATAGTGATACGATACCCACGAAAGTAAAGCCAAATAAAAAGGCAGACAGTAATACGCTCCAAGCAGTTTGAGAAAAAACAGGTAGAACAATTCCGATTACTTGTAATATGTAAGCAGCTGATAATAATTTGACAGTGCTAAATTTTGAAATCATGGCCATCCATAATGGGGCAGCTGGTGCAGCAGCAATACCAACAACAACCCAACTATAACTAGCATACACTCTTAAACTTTCAATATTATAAATAATATCCACTAAAAATGTACCTGTAATAATATAGCCTAACCCCTCAAGTCCGTAAGCAAGGACAAGCCATGGCATTAACCCTTGGAATATCCTTGTTTCCTTCGACTTCTCTATCTTTACGCTATCATGTACAGTAATTTGCCTCCAAAGTACAAAAGTTGTTACAAAGAAAAGTGCAGATAGAAGGCCAAGGCTAATCCACGTGCCTTCCCAAGAATAAGAACTTTCAATTAAAGGGACAAGCAAACCCGAAACTGCAATACCTAATCCGATGCCGGAAAATAGAAACCCTGACCATCTGGACAATGAATGCGATGCTAAATAATCCATTATAATACTAGAAGTTAAAACAAAGATATATCCAGCCGTAACTCCAGCAATGAGCCGTAAAATAATCCAAAGCCAGAAGGAATGGATTAGCCCCATTATAAGAATAGACAGTATATTAAGAAGAATATTTGCTAATAAAAAATTTTTTTTATTTCGATAAATAAATCCAGCGCCTAATGCACCAATAAAATAACCAATATAGTTACTCGAAGCAAGGTAACCAGCTGCTTCAAAAGAAACGCCTTCATCGTTTCTCATAAAAGGTAGAATTGGTGTAAAAGCAAAACGACTTATTCCCATTGCAACAACTAATAATAACACGCCCCCAAACAGCACCCCTATATGTTGTCGCTTCATAATACACCCCCTAATTTAATCATCTGAAAGTAGAATGAATTTTCCTATAATTGTAACACTCTGAAATTTATAATTAAATAGAGTGTATTAAGATAGTTGATAGGTCTCATTGAGGAATGCAGGCCAAATGCCGTTGAGAATCCAGTTGAAGTGGGCTTTATCAAGGTTTTGAAGACAAAGGACTCTTAAAGAACAAGTAAAAGTTGACAGTGATTTATTTTTGAGGTATATTTATCTCGAATTAAAGATATTAGAGATGAATAGTTTATTTTTTTAGATATATATCTCGAAATCGAGATAATAGAATGCTGGAAATTTGTCTATCATTAAATTGAAAAGGAGAATTAGAAATGAAAAAACAAACAATGGGCATCCACCATATTACAGCGATTGTTGGTCATCCGCAAGAAAATGTAGATTTTTATGCAGGTGTTTTAGGCTTGCGTTTAGTGAAAAAAACAGTGAACTTTGATGATCCAGGAACATACCATTTCTACTTTGGAGATGAAAGTGGTAATCCAGGAACAATTATTACTTTCTTTCCTTGGGCAGATGCTTACCAAGGTAAAATTGGCGATGGACAAGTTGGAATTACCACTTATGCAGTACCAAAAGGATCCTTTGAGTTTTGGAAAAAGCGATTAAATCAATATAAGATTCAATTTACTGAATCTAAACGTTTCGATGAAAATTACTTACAATTTGAAGATCCTCATGGTCTACAATTAGAACTTGTTGAACGTGAAGAAGGAAAATTGAATAATTGGAGCTTTGGAGGGGTTACTCCTGAAGTGGCTATCAAAGGTTTCGGTGGGGCTACACTATTATCTTCGAATGCAAATGAAACAGCCAAATTACTAGAAAATGTAATGGGTCTTGAGAAGGTAGGACTAGACGGTGACTTCATACGGTTTAAATCTGCTGGTGATATTGGAAATGTAATTGATTTGAAAATATCTTCAGTTGGAAGAGGGCATATGGGGGTAGGTACTGTGCATCATATTGCTTGGAGAGCCAAAGACAATGAAGACCAACTTGAGTGGCAAAGTTATGTATCAGAAAATGGTTACCATGTGACAAACGTGAAAGACCGCAATTACTTTAATGCAATTTACTTTAGAGAACATGGAGAGATTCTTTTTGAAATTGCCACGGACCCACCAGGTTTTGCTCATGATGAATCCTTTGAAACAATGGGTAGTGAGTTAAAATTACCTCTTCAATTTGAACCACATCGTGATCAACTAGAAAACATTTTATTACCTTTCGAAATCAGGGAATTAGACTAGTTTCAAAAGCAGCTGTTCCACCTATTGATGAAGGTCAATCATATAAATATTAAAGTCCTTCCACCACTTAATTTCACCAGAAAAATTAAGTGGTGTTTTTTAATTTTTACATTATATAGTGGTAAGTCGCGCCTTCTAAGTAAGGCTAACTTTATTATTCTAAAAAAAATTGTTATACAATATTCCTAAATAGAACAATTACAATATGTATTTGTAATAATGGGTAGCATATCAATATAATAGGGAGCTTGTTACATGAAACTTACCGAAATAACAATCAGACATTTAAAGATGCATTTAAAATCGCCATTTAGTACGAGCTTTGGAACAGTTTATGATAAAGAGTTTTTATTACTCGAAGCAAAGGATGAGCAAGGTACGATTGGTTGGGGAGAATCAGTTGCATTTGTGGCACCTTGGTATACGGAGGAAACATTAAAAACAAATTGGCATATGTTGGAGGACTTCTTAATTCCCCTTATTTTAAACAAGGAAATTCAACATCCAGATGAAGTAACTCCGCTTTTTTCTGGTATTCGTAAAAATAATATGGCAAAGTCCGCAATTGAAGGAGCAGTTTGGGATATTTACGCTCAACAAACAAACCAGTCACTTACCGATGCTCTAGGAGGAAGTAAAAATAAGATTGAAGTAGGAATTAGTTTAGGCATCCAAGAATCAATTGAAAAACAAATCGCTGTAGTAGAGCATTATGTGAACGAAGGATATAAGCGAATTAAGGTGAAAATCAAACCAGGCTGGGACGTACAAGTGATTCGTGCATTGCGTGAGAGGTTCCCGGATGTTGCAATAATGGCAGACGCAAACTCAGCATATAGCTTGGAAGATCTCAATACTTTAAAACAACTCGATGAATACAATTTAACGATGATTGAACAACCATTAGCTTCTGACGATATCATTGACCATGCTGTTTTACAAAAACAAATAAAAACACCTATTTGTTTAGATGAAAGTATTAATTCATTAGAAGATGCTCGAAAAGCCATTGAGCTTGGAAGCTGTGGGGTTATCAATATTAAAATTGGTCGAGTAGGAGGTATAAGTGAAGCGAAGAAAATCCATGATTATTGCGCAGAAAAGGGAGTTCCAGTATGGTGTGGAGGCATGTTAGAGTCCGGAATTGGACGAGCTCACAATATAGCACTAACCACTCTATCTAATTTCGTACTACCAGGTGACACGGCGGGTTCAAATCACTATTGGGAGAAAGATATTATCAATCCAGAAGTGATCGTAGAGGACGGGTACATACAAGTTCCAAAAACAATTGGTATTGGGTATGAGCCTAACATGGAGGCAATTAAAAAATTCACGGTTTCAAGTAAAGTTTATAAGTAAGTAGAAAAAAGGGGATCCTAGTAGCTATGAAGGCTAATTGACTCCCTACAATTTAAAACAAATGAGGGAATTGGTGAGAAAAAGTTTACAAATTGGTGGGGCATTTGTTGGCTTAATAGTAGGTGGAGGATTTGCGTCTGGGCAAGAAATCCTTCAATTCTTTACTGGTTTTGGTTGGTATGGGCTACTCGGTGGAATACTAGCTACTCTTTGTTTTGCATTTCTAGGGATGAATGTTGCGCAACTCGGTTGTGAATTACAAACAACTTCCCATAAAAAGGTCGTTTTTTACATTGCAGGTAGACATTTTGGGCTAGTCATTGATTTTCTAATTACATTATTATTATTTGCTATTACGGTTGCTATGTTTGCAGGCGGAGCTTCAACGCTAAATCAAATGTTTGGGATAAATCTTGTTCTTGGAAGTTTAATAATGGCAATACTTACGATTTCAACGCTTATGCTAAATGTCAAAAGTATAATTAATGTGATCGCATTGGCAACACCTTATCTTTTGGCTATTATTTTAATTATTGCTATTTATTCAATCTTTACGATGGATCTATCTTTCGCCGAAGCAGATCGATTAGCAAGAGAACAATCTACCGCAGCACCAAACTGGATTATGGGTTCTTTATTGTATGTTTCTTATAACATTGCGGGAGGACTGACAATGCTTACCGTAATGGGAAGTACGGTAAAAAGTAAAAGAATAGCTGGTCTTGGTGGATTCATCGGTGGGGCTCTTTTAGGTATCCTCATTATTCTAATGAATATCGCACTACTTGCAAAAATGGATATTGTAACAGGAACGGATATGCCAATTCTAGTCATTGCCAATAATATTCATCCGATTGTTGGTCTATTGATGACAATCGCCTTACTTGGAATGATCTACAATACTGCAGTCGGTATGCTGTTTTCATTTGTTGTTCGATTTGTACAACCAAAAGATAAGGCATTTAAAAGACACGTGCTTTACGTAGGAATAATCGGATATATCGCAAGCTTTGTTGGATTTACTACAATTGTTAGTAAAGTTTACTCGACAATGGGTTACCTTGGCTTCGCCATAATGATTGCCATTGTTTACTCTTGGATGAGGCGCAGAAAAATTGTTTGATGGGACAACGGGGACAGGTACATCGTCCCACTTTTCAAAAGAATAGTTGTAGATAAGAAAACGTATTTGAGAAGTTTCTCAAAGCGTTTTTTTATTTTAAAAATAAGTAAGACTTTAGAAACAAGTTTGGGGAACTTTTCAAACTATTACCGAATAAATAAGGAGAGAAATGAATTTTATCTTCACTAAAAATCATTTGTATTTATCATCAATGAAGAGGGGGATGAAGATGAATAGTAATTGGTATCCTAACTTTGACCCTAGAGGAAGAGGATTTTACCAAGCGCAGTTACCAATGCAACAAGGTCCGATCCCACAAACTAGACAAACCATTGTTGCAGTAAAATATGGGGATGTAACAGGTGATCGGGTGGACGATACTGTTTTCCTTACCGCAACGAAAAGCGAAGACAGCCCATTTTTAAAAAACATTACACTCCATATTCGAAATGGAAGAACCAACCAAATCCAAACATTCCAGTTAACAGAAAATGCAGGGTATGACCCAACACTATGGCTCGGAGATTTTACGGGTAATGGCGTAAACGATATTTTAATCCAGATTCAATCTGGTGGGAGTGGAGGAATTATTTATGCCTACATTTTCGCTAATCAAAATGGAATGAAACAGATATTTGATTCCATAAAGTTTAATGAGCAACACCAATATAAAGTTGAATATGCCAATTACTTTAAAGCCAATGTTACAAGTGAAAATCCTCATAAACGATACACTCTAGATTTGACGTATAAAGGTCAGGAATATTTAAACGAAATTTATAACCCTAATGGAACATTGAAGCAGCCAATTGAAGGTTGGGTTGACCCTGTTAGTGGAATTTACCCAATTCAAATAGCCCAGAATGGGAAATATTACTTATTAACGAATCAACTAATTGCGGGGAGATACCACGCAGATGGTTTAGGTTATGTTGAAAATCTATTGTTATACAACGGAAATGAATTCAATGTTGTTAGACAAACAGTTTGTATTTACGGGGAGAATTTATAATTTCTAACTTTTTCACTGAATAACCAACTTAAAATGTAACATGCTAACTACACAAATTTAAGGAGGTTTTTACGTGAAAAGATTCGCAATTCCATTTTCAATACTGCTTGCTGCGTTTTTAGTTGGATGTAATACAAATAATGCTGTAGAGAATGATACCAACGAAAGTGGAGAGGTAATTAACGAAGACGTGAATGATGATACTCAAAACGATGGAACAAATAACGCTGGTACTGATGTGATGGATGAAAACGCAGAAAATGAAATGAATCAAGATGGTACAGTAGATCAGAATGGTAACAGCATACAAGAAGATGTAAATAACAACAATAATACAAATGGTTCTGCAATTAATGGTGGAATAGAGGAAAGTGTAACAAATCCAAAAGATGTTGAAACTGGGGATGTAGACGAAAATCGAGAAGATATGTCTGCCCCAAAGATAGAAAATAATCACTAAATGCAACTGGTTCCGAATAGGAGCCAGTTTTCTTTTTGCAAAAATGTCATAAAGTGAAAGATCCTTCAATATATAAGAAGATATTAATAATATAAAGGGGGGACCATGAAAGATGATTACATATCCAACACTTATAAAAAAAAGGAAGGTCGCTGTGACGGCACCGTCAGCCGGCGTAGAGAGGGAGCTCCATCATCTACTTCACAAAGCTGTTGAGCGATTACAATCTAAAGGATATGAAGTCATGATTGGGGAAACATGTTGGACACAATACAAAGCAAAATCTGCCCAAGCATCGGTTCGCGCAGAAGAGTTAAATTCGTTACTACAAGACGATACAGTGAATCTAATCTTCCCACCATGGGGGGGCGAATTACTTATTGAAATTCTTGAATTTATAGATTTTGAGAAAGTAATACCAAAGTGGATTTTGGGCTATTCTGATATAAGTGTTTTGCTACTGGCACTCACCCTAAAGACAGGAATCGCCACTGCTCATGGGACAAACTTAATTGATTTACGAGGAAAGTTTTCTGACCCGACAACAGCTATGTGGGAAAATGTATTATTCACGAAAAGTGGACAAGAAGTAAAGCAATATTCTTCAGAAAGATATCAACAAATATGGAATCATCATCAGGAAATCGACATTGTATTTTATTTAACAGAACAAACAAATTGGAAAACAATTTATAATAATCCATTCCTTATAAAAGGTCGGCTTTTAGGGGGATGCATTGATGTTATCCGACATTTAATTGGCACTCCTTATGGAAATGTAGCCTACTTTCAAAGGCAGTTTATCGATAATGAACCAATCATTTGGTACTTAGAAAATTGCCAAATGACTGTTGTAGACCTGCGGAGATCTTTGATGCAAATGAAGTATGCAGGATGGTTTGATAACTGCAATGGAATTTTATTTGGAAGAAGTGAAGCGAACCAACCTGTAAATGACTACAATGTAGTAGATGTTTATATAGAATTAGCGGAAGAATTAAATCTACCCATTGCTTATGATATTGATTGTGGGCATATGCCACCTCAAATTACATTTGTAAATGGAGCATATGCAGAAGTAGAAGTTTCAAATGGTAAAGGAAAAGTAACTCAACGCTTTATATAAATTTAAATTTAAATTTAGGGTGCTACTTTAATAGTGGCACCCCTTTTAGATTGGTTTAATAATAATTCTTAAAACTAATTTCATTTTAAATATGTTTAAGTTAGAATGGTGCAATAGCATATTTGGATCACATAGAAAGGAGACAACCATGCTTTCAAATTTTTTTTCTTATTATAAACCACATAAACGTTTATTTTTAATTGATTTTACTAGTGCAATCATTGTGGCAATATTAGAACTTGCTTTTCCGATTGCTGTCCAGTGGTTTATTGATAAATTGCTGCCAACAAATGAATGGCATACGATTGTAAAAGTCAGTATACTTCTTCTACTTGTCTACGTATTAAGTACAATCCTAAACTTTATCGTTAATTACTTAGGGCATAAGCTAGGTATTAATATCGAAACAGATATGAGACAAGATTTGTTTAATCATTTACAAAAACAATCATTTCGTTTTTTTGATAACAATAAAACAGGCCATCTAATGAGCAGGATCACAAATGATTTATTTGATATCGGTGAGTTTGCTCACCATGGGCCTGAGGATTTTTTCATTGCTATTATGACCTTCATTGGGGCCTTTGCTATTATGTTTAACGTTAATTCTACATTGGCATTGGTGGCATTGATAGCGGTACCGTTTTTAATTTGGATTGTGACATTTAGTAATAAGAAAATGAATACTGCTTGGAAAACGATGTACGGTAAAATTGCTGATGTGAATGGCCGAGTAGAAGATAGTGTTGCTGGTGTTCGTGTCGTTCAATCTTTTACA
Coding sequences:
- a CDS encoding MFS transporter; the encoded protein is MHSKNKKFLLAILLSNLFISFVGISLVIPVLPTIMNEMSISGSVVGYMVAAFAIAQLILSPIAGKWADRFGRKIMIIIGLIIFSFSELLFGLGKTVEVLFISRILGGVSGAFIMPAVTAYIADITTERERPKALGYMSAAINTGFIIGPGIGGLLVGFGTRAPFFAASILAAVAVVISLIFLKEPERTIGGNVNETSSNMKRGFGKLFLPLYFIPLLLIFLSTFGLASFESLFSLFVDQKFSFTPTDIAIIVTGGGLVGAVAQVLLFDPITRRIGEIALVRYCFILSALLVFLMTIVNTYLTVLITSCIVFVGFDLIRPAITSYLSKIAGDEQGFVGGMNSMFTSLGNIIGPIIGGILFDFNLNYPYYFATFVLGMAIIIAYVWKTPNAIGTLSRKSDPM
- a CDS encoding YbfB/YjiJ family MFS transporter, producing the protein MKRQHIGVLFGGVLLLVVAMGISRFAFTPILPFMRNDEGVSFEAAGYLASSNYIGYFIGALGAGFIYRNKKNFLLANILLNILSILIMGLIHSFWLWIILRLIAGVTAGYIFVLTSSIIMDYLASHSLSRWSGFLFSGIGLGIAVSGLLVPLIESSYSWEGTWISLGLLSALFFVTTFVLWRQITVHDSVKIEKSKETRIFQGLMPWLVLAYGLEGLGYIITGTFLVDIIYNIESLRVYASYSWVVVGIAAAPAAPLWMAMISKFSTVKLLSAAYILQVIGIVLPVFSQTAWSVLLSAFLFGFTFVGIVSLSTAYARELFPKQSGTVVSILTTVYALGQIIGPIFASSFEAYFHSYKAPLTFAGSAVIFALALLLFGRWFSDKRQLSRKTELTNL
- a CDS encoding ring-cleaving dioxygenase, which encodes MKKQTMGIHHITAIVGHPQENVDFYAGVLGLRLVKKTVNFDDPGTYHFYFGDESGNPGTIITFFPWADAYQGKIGDGQVGITTYAVPKGSFEFWKKRLNQYKIQFTESKRFDENYLQFEDPHGLQLELVEREEGKLNNWSFGGVTPEVAIKGFGGATLLSSNANETAKLLENVMGLEKVGLDGDFIRFKSAGDIGNVIDLKISSVGRGHMGVGTVHHIAWRAKDNEDQLEWQSYVSENGYHVTNVKDRNYFNAIYFREHGEILFEIATDPPGFAHDESFETMGSELKLPLQFEPHRDQLENILLPFEIRELD
- the menC gene encoding o-succinylbenzoate synthase, translating into MKLTEITIRHLKMHLKSPFSTSFGTVYDKEFLLLEAKDEQGTIGWGESVAFVAPWYTEETLKTNWHMLEDFLIPLILNKEIQHPDEVTPLFSGIRKNNMAKSAIEGAVWDIYAQQTNQSLTDALGGSKNKIEVGISLGIQESIEKQIAVVEHYVNEGYKRIKVKIKPGWDVQVIRALRERFPDVAIMADANSAYSLEDLNTLKQLDEYNLTMIEQPLASDDIIDHAVLQKQIKTPICLDESINSLEDARKAIELGSCGVINIKIGRVGGISEAKKIHDYCAEKGVPVWCGGMLESGIGRAHNIALTTLSNFVLPGDTAGSNHYWEKDIINPEVIVEDGYIQVPKTIGIGYEPNMEAIKKFTVSSKVYK
- a CDS encoding VCBS repeat-containing protein — translated: MNSNWYPNFDPRGRGFYQAQLPMQQGPIPQTRQTIVAVKYGDVTGDRVDDTVFLTATKSEDSPFLKNITLHIRNGRTNQIQTFQLTENAGYDPTLWLGDFTGNGVNDILIQIQSGGSGGIIYAYIFANQNGMKQIFDSIKFNEQHQYKVEYANYFKANVTSENPHKRYTLDLTYKGQEYLNEIYNPNGTLKQPIEGWVDPVSGIYPIQIAQNGKYYLLTNQLIAGRYHADGLGYVENLLLYNGNEFNVVRQTVCIYGENL
- a CDS encoding LD-carboxypeptidase codes for the protein MITYPTLIKKRKVAVTAPSAGVERELHHLLHKAVERLQSKGYEVMIGETCWTQYKAKSAQASVRAEELNSLLQDDTVNLIFPPWGGELLIEILEFIDFEKVIPKWILGYSDISVLLLALTLKTGIATAHGTNLIDLRGKFSDPTTAMWENVLFTKSGQEVKQYSSERYQQIWNHHQEIDIVFYLTEQTNWKTIYNNPFLIKGRLLGGCIDVIRHLIGTPYGNVAYFQRQFIDNEPIIWYLENCQMTVVDLRRSLMQMKYAGWFDNCNGILFGRSEANQPVNDYNVVDVYIELAEELNLPIAYDIDCGHMPPQITFVNGAYAEVEVSNGKGKVTQRFI